Proteins encoded within one genomic window of Spirulina major PCC 6313:
- a CDS encoding CHAT domain-containing protein, producing the protein MPVSPVCPWLRLALVGSSLITLQSPPSLAQSITPAADGTGSVVTQSGDLYQITGGTLSGDGANLFHSLEQLGLNPNEIAQFLAQPQIQNILARVTGGSPSVLQGLVQVLGGGANLYLINPAGIVFTPTAQIDVPGSFTATTSDRIQFGDRAFNATGANNYSTLTGNPTAFEFLRAEPGAILNEAQLSNLDGDINLIGGTVINLGTLEAPNGQITLAAVPGRRTLRITQAGTILAIEIPLSQDLATLTPASLQSLLQLPSFQSADRVTVDDQGVVRISGSDLTITAGDTAILGITKGKMVQIAGAGLIVPDPDAVITAGETSAPTVIHFAENPDDPNALVFLDATVADYQSLLYKGKPGTTTVVVTPDQSGIATITNTLAPRQGVDELHLVTEGNAGEIWLGRDYVSAANVAEFSQQLQAWSASLSEGADLLLYSCFTALGSVGDALLASLAAATGADVAASTDVTGSAALGGNWTLEKTVGTVEAGVAFEGDAIALYPHTLDNFTVTTTADSGTGSLRDMVDRANLTSGVDTIRFLASVLASEIWLTSGPVNIDTTADGLTITNFLPGSMRIRRASASDFRLFNITGPNPVTLENLTLRFGNVGGSENGGGIQSTGGGSLTLNQVTLERNTSANSGGGIFSDGPVTLNNSTIKDNAAGNRGGGLNAPTVTLNNSTLIGNRSTNDGGGIATQILTATDSRIQGNTSDTDGGGIASNTSGILTGTVVSDNQALGRGGGIYNSGTFTLSTSTISSNTATHGGGVWSDGDLSVVDSTISSNTATHGGGLYSLGGPLALNNSTVSGNQASQNGGGITNSAFLSLIHSTIAFNTADADGNGLGEGGGLYQSAGTANITNTIVVNNTGQNGNLSTLSGSWGGSTIQSSLLDSDAGANGLTLNTGLNQNIIGVDPMLSPLGNYGGPTQTHALSPTSVAVDAAQGSQLTDQRGASRVGTPDLGAYESMLQITQAGGDQSAIVDTAFGAPLTVTARDAFQFQGVAGLSVTLEIPASGASLQTMLTGVTGADGTVTFNPVANTIVGSYTVQASMTDLGISPLPFSLTNTPASAVAFTVQESLTTMTAGTSQDVTVTALDLFGNVDTNFSDPLTLSSTDPTASQITGGNLTAGAGTFEVTLRTAGNQTVTATSGAIAGNSGQISVTAAAPSQLAIASGNNQFTSINQAFPQSLTVKLSDLFGNPISGNSIEFAAPTTGASGTPLLISVLTDAQGIAFTPLTANQESGAFQVTATAIASQLTAIFSLLNTLPIVTSVLPSLSVPSPALLFNSPQLGQVPQGFNNPPLPPASLPNRSGQPSQAPPLAPGAQPGQPPQPGRGLPPVAVALAPDVRNAPPQVEQLEQGVNQPFIQHLNLTTFPPPPTPQQVQNTLQTIESQTQEKPALVYAFFKAPGSDPEPKEQAVLWRLDHAYSPQGLEELVAPSGDPQPTDELELVVVMGNGTVLRRRVPEAVRSQVLTTMRQLRRTVINPDSQGFLGHAQVLHQWLIDPITAELEAAGITNLTFILDHGLRSIPWAALHDGEQFLIENYSLAIMPSLSLTDTAYRPLNRPDILAMGASDFQMQAPLPGVPTELAAITNTIAQSQSFLNEGFTLANLQTARQAEAFQIVHLATHGEFRPGSPDNSYIQFWRERLPLSDFPSLQFNNPPVDLLVLSACQTAVGDPEAELGFAGLAVLAGVRSVLGSLWSVSDAGTLGLMTTFYQELSQLPIKSEALRQAQLAMLRGQIRIEAGRLITPSSQIPLPQELQSLGDRTLTHPYFWSAFTMIGNPW; encoded by the coding sequence ATGCCCGTATCTCCCGTTTGCCCTTGGCTTCGGCTCGCCCTTGTGGGCAGTAGCCTAATCACGCTCCAGTCTCCCCCTAGTTTGGCCCAATCCATCACCCCCGCTGCCGATGGGACAGGGTCAGTGGTGACCCAAAGTGGGGATCTGTATCAGATTACCGGCGGCACGCTCTCCGGAGATGGGGCCAACCTGTTCCATAGCTTGGAGCAATTGGGACTGAACCCCAACGAAATCGCCCAGTTTCTGGCCCAGCCTCAGATTCAGAATATTTTGGCGCGGGTGACGGGGGGGAGTCCGTCGGTGCTTCAGGGGTTGGTGCAGGTATTGGGGGGTGGGGCGAATTTGTATTTAATCAATCCGGCGGGGATCGTGTTTACGCCTACGGCTCAGATTGATGTGCCGGGGTCGTTCACGGCGACGACGAGCGATCGCATCCAGTTCGGCGATCGCGCCTTCAACGCCACCGGAGCCAACAACTACAGCACCCTCACTGGCAACCCCACCGCCTTTGAGTTTCTCAGGGCGGAACCGGGTGCGATTCTGAATGAGGCGCAGTTAAGCAATCTCGACGGGGATATTAACCTGATCGGCGGTACGGTGATCAACCTCGGCACCCTCGAAGCCCCCAACGGCCAGATTACCCTCGCCGCCGTCCCCGGTCGCCGCACCCTGCGCATCACCCAAGCCGGAACAATCCTCGCCATTGAAATTCCCCTCAGCCAAGATTTGGCCACCCTCACCCCGGCATCGCTCCAATCCTTGCTGCAACTGCCCAGCTTCCAATCGGCCGATCGCGTCACCGTCGATGATCAGGGCGTGGTGCGGATTAGCGGGTCGGATCTGACGATTACGGCGGGAGATACAGCAATTTTAGGGATTACGAAGGGAAAAATGGTGCAGATTGCCGGGGCTGGGTTGATCGTCCCTGACCCTGACGCGGTGATCACCGCTGGGGAGACCTCCGCACCCACGGTGATTCACTTTGCCGAAAATCCTGATGATCCCAACGCCTTGGTGTTTCTTGATGCCACGGTTGCGGACTACCAATCCTTGCTCTACAAGGGCAAACCCGGCACCACAACCGTCGTGGTCACCCCGGATCAGTCGGGGATCGCGACCATTACCAACACCCTCGCCCCCCGCCAAGGGGTGGATGAATTGCACCTTGTCACAGAGGGCAACGCGGGAGAAATTTGGCTAGGGCGGGACTATGTGAGCGCGGCGAATGTGGCGGAATTTAGCCAGCAATTGCAGGCCTGGAGTGCGTCCCTGAGTGAGGGGGCGGATCTGCTGCTTTATAGCTGTTTTACGGCGTTGGGTTCCGTGGGGGATGCGTTGCTGGCGAGTTTGGCGGCGGCGACGGGGGCGGATGTGGCGGCTTCGACGGATGTCACCGGGAGCGCGGCCCTGGGGGGAAATTGGACGCTGGAAAAAACCGTGGGGACGGTGGAGGCCGGTGTGGCGTTTGAGGGGGATGCGATCGCCCTCTATCCCCATACACTCGACAACTTCACCGTCACCACAACGGCCGACTCCGGAACCGGCTCCCTCCGTGACATGGTTGACCGTGCCAATCTAACGTCGGGGGTGGACACCATTCGCTTTTTAGCATCCGTTCTCGCCAGTGAGATTTGGCTTACCAGTGGCCCCGTCAATATCGATACCACCGCCGATGGCCTCACCATCACCAACTTTTTACCAGGATCAATGCGCATCCGACGCGCATCCGCCTCTGATTTTCGTCTCTTCAACATCACCGGCCCCAATCCCGTCACCCTTGAAAACCTCACTCTCCGCTTCGGCAACGTGGGAGGCTCAGAAAATGGCGGCGGCATCCAGAGTACAGGCGGCGGTTCCCTCACCCTCAATCAGGTTACTCTCGAACGCAACACCAGCGCGAATAGCGGTGGCGGCATTTTCTCAGATGGCCCTGTCACTCTCAACAACAGCACGATCAAAGACAACGCTGCCGGAAACAGGGGCGGCGGGCTCAACGCCCCCACCGTGACGCTTAACAACAGCACCCTCATCGGCAACCGCAGCACCAACGACGGCGGCGGCATTGCCACCCAGATTCTCACTGCCACCGATAGCCGCATCCAAGGCAACACCAGTGACACAGACGGCGGTGGCATCGCCAGCAATACCAGTGGGATCTTGACCGGTACAGTGGTGAGCGATAATCAGGCACTCGGCAGGGGCGGGGGAATCTATAACAGCGGCACGTTCACCCTCAGCACCAGCACGATCAGCAGTAATACAGCCACCCATGGGGGAGGAGTTTGGTCTGACGGAGATTTGAGTGTGGTTGACAGCACAATCAGCAGTAACACCGCCACCCATGGGGGAGGCCTCTACAGTCTGGGCGGCCCCTTAGCCCTGAACAACAGCACCGTCAGTGGCAATCAAGCGAGTCAAAACGGCGGTGGCATTACGAATTCCGCTTTCCTGTCCCTTATCCACAGCACGATCGCTTTCAACACAGCCGATGCCGATGGGAATGGGTTGGGGGAGGGTGGGGGCCTGTATCAGTCTGCTGGCACGGCAAACATCACCAACACCATTGTGGTGAACAACACCGGGCAGAATGGCAACCTTTCCACCTTGTCCGGTTCTTGGGGCGGCAGTACGATCCAGTCCAGTTTGCTTGATAGTGATGCGGGGGCGAATGGCCTAACCTTAAACACCGGGTTGAATCAAAACATCATTGGGGTTGACCCAATGCTGTCACCGTTGGGGAACTATGGCGGGCCAACGCAAACCCATGCTCTATCCCCGACGAGCGTGGCGGTGGATGCGGCCCAAGGATCGCAATTAACTGATCAGCGGGGGGCCAGTCGGGTCGGGACACCGGATCTGGGGGCCTATGAGTCAATGCTTCAGATTACCCAGGCGGGTGGGGATCAGAGTGCGATCGTGGATACGGCGTTTGGCGCACCGCTGACGGTGACAGCGCGAGATGCGTTTCAGTTTCAGGGGGTGGCGGGGCTGAGTGTGACTCTGGAAATCCCAGCGTCGGGGGCGAGTTTGCAGACGATGTTAACGGGGGTGACGGGGGCAGATGGGACGGTGACGTTTAATCCGGTGGCGAATACGATCGTAGGCTCCTACACAGTTCAGGCCAGCATGACGGACTTGGGAATCAGTCCGCTGCCCTTTTCCCTGACTAATACACCCGCCAGTGCAGTGGCATTTACCGTCCAAGAAAGTCTCACCACGATGACGGCGGGCACGTCCCAAGATGTGACGGTGACGGCGTTGGATCTGTTTGGCAATGTGGATACGAATTTTAGTGATCCGTTGACCTTGAGTAGCACTGATCCCACCGCGTCCCAAATTACCGGGGGAAATTTGACCGCTGGAGCCGGGACATTTGAGGTCACGTTGCGCACGGCGGGGAATCAGACGGTGACGGCTACCAGTGGCGCGATCGCTGGAAATTCGGGTCAAATTTCGGTCACAGCAGCGGCTCCGAGTCAGTTAGCGATCGCTAGCGGTAACAATCAATTCACCTCCATTAACCAAGCCTTTCCCCAATCCTTAACGGTCAAACTGAGCGACCTGTTTGGCAATCCAATCAGTGGAAATTCGATCGAATTTGCCGCCCCCACGACCGGAGCAAGCGGCACCCCCCTCCTCATTTCGGTGCTCACCGATGCCCAAGGAATTGCCTTCACACCGTTGACGGCTAATCAAGAAAGCGGGGCATTTCAGGTGACGGCCACTGCGATCGCCAGTCAGTTAACAGCCATCTTCTCCCTGCTCAATACCCTCCCGATCGTTACATCAGTTCTCCCGTCGCTTTCTGTACCCTCGCCCGCGCTGCTTTTCAATTCCCCCCAACTCGGCCAAGTGCCACAGGGATTCAATAATCCACCGCTCCCACCTGCGAGTCTCCCCAATCGAAGCGGGCAACCATCCCAAGCTCCCCCCCTCGCACCCGGAGCACAGCCTGGACAGCCCCCGCAACCAGGGCGAGGGCTGCCCCCTGTGGCCGTTGCCCTCGCGCCCGATGTGCGTAACGCCCCGCCCCAAGTGGAACAACTGGAACAAGGGGTGAATCAACCCTTTATCCAACATCTGAACCTGACCACGTTCCCCCCGCCGCCCACGCCGCAACAGGTGCAAAACACCCTGCAAACCATTGAAAGCCAGACCCAAGAAAAGCCCGCCTTGGTGTATGCCTTTTTTAAAGCGCCGGGTTCAGACCCTGAGCCAAAGGAGCAGGCGGTATTGTGGCGATTGGATCACGCTTATTCACCCCAAGGATTGGAAGAATTGGTCGCGCCGAGCGGTGATCCGCAGCCAACGGATGAATTGGAATTGGTGGTGGTGATGGGGAATGGTACGGTGTTGCGGCGGCGAGTGCCGGAGGCGGTGCGATCGCAGGTGCTCACCACAATGCGACAACTCCGACGCACGGTGATCAACCCCGACAGTCAAGGCTTTTTAGGCCATGCACAAGTCCTCCATCAGTGGCTGATTGACCCGATTACAGCAGAGTTAGAGGCGGCAGGGATCACGAATTTAACGTTTATTCTCGATCATGGCCTCCGGTCGATTCCCTGGGCAGCCTTGCACGATGGTGAGCAGTTTTTGATTGAAAACTACAGCCTGGCGATCATGCCCAGTCTCTCCCTCACCGATACCGCCTACCGTCCCTTAAATCGACCGGACATTCTCGCCATGGGAGCCTCTGATTTTCAAATGCAAGCCCCGTTACCCGGTGTTCCCACGGAATTAGCCGCGATTACGAACACGATCGCCCAGAGTCAATCGTTTCTCAATGAAGGTTTTACCCTGGCAAACTTGCAAACTGCCCGCCAAGCCGAGGCGTTTCAAATCGTCCATTTAGCAACCCATGGCGAATTTCGCCCCGGCAGCCCGGACAATTCCTACATTCAATTTTGGCGTGAACGGCTTCCCCTCAGTGATTTTCCCAGTTTGCAGTTTAATAATCCGCCGGTGGATTTGTTGGTGTTGAGTGCTTGTCAGACGGCGGTGGGTGATCCAGAGGCGGAGTTGGGGTTTGCGGGGTTGGCGGTGTTGGCGGGGGTGCGATCGGTGTTGGGGAGTTTGTGGTCAGTGAGTGATGCGGGAACGTTGGGGCTGATGACGACGTTTTATCAGGAGTTGAGTCAGTTGCCGATTAAGTCGGAAGCCTTGCGACAAGCGCAGTTGGCGATGTTGCGGGGCCAGATTCGGATTGAAGCGGGGAGGCTGATCACGCCGTCCAGTCAGATTCCCTTGCCGCAGGAGCTACAGAGCTTGGGCGATCGCACCCTGACCCATCCCTATTTTTGGAGTGCTTTTACGATGATCGGGAATCCGTGGTAA
- the serS gene encoding serine--tRNA ligase codes for MLDIKQIRENPDFVQERLHRRSGEYAIATLLHLDQRQRDLQTTRNNLQAQGNSTAKRIKEKIQSGLDPNGPEISAIKAEGSAIKAELAKLDPQEKALKAEIDTLLLTLPNLPSDRTPIGANETENVERSRWGDEYKPNLDHPKAHWEIGETLGILDFKRAVKVAQSRFVNLIGSGAALERALINFMLDRQTAAGYTEVMPPVLINSASLTGTGQLPKFAEESFRCGDDDLWLTPTAEVPLTNLYRDEILDAEQLPIHHCAYTPCFRREAGSYGKDTRGLIRLHQFNKVEMVKIVHPDHSEAELEAMLGNATAILEALQLPYRILELCTGDLGFTATRCYDVEVWMPEAGAYREISSCSNCSDFQARRASIRFKTPGQKGTNYVHTLNGSGLAVGRTMAAILENYQQPDGSVTIPEALRPYFGREAIAPV; via the coding sequence ATGCTTGATATTAAACAGATCCGCGAAAATCCCGATTTTGTGCAAGAGCGTCTCCACCGTCGGAGTGGGGAGTATGCGATCGCAACCCTCCTCCACCTCGACCAACGCCAGCGCGATCTGCAAACCACCCGCAACAACCTCCAAGCCCAAGGCAACAGCACCGCCAAACGGATCAAAGAAAAAATCCAAAGCGGGCTAGATCCCAACGGCCCCGAAATCAGCGCGATCAAAGCCGAAGGCAGCGCGATCAAGGCCGAACTCGCCAAACTCGACCCCCAAGAAAAAGCCCTCAAAGCCGAGATTGACACCCTCCTCCTCACCCTGCCGAATTTGCCAAGCGATCGCACCCCCATCGGAGCCAACGAAACCGAAAACGTCGAACGCAGCCGCTGGGGTGACGAATACAAACCCAACCTCGACCACCCCAAAGCCCATTGGGAGATCGGCGAAACCCTGGGCATTTTAGACTTTAAACGCGCCGTCAAAGTCGCCCAAAGCCGCTTTGTGAACCTGATCGGTTCTGGTGCAGCCCTCGAACGCGCCCTGATTAACTTCATGCTCGATCGCCAAACCGCAGCGGGCTACACCGAAGTGATGCCCCCGGTGTTGATCAACAGTGCCAGCCTCACCGGAACGGGGCAACTTCCCAAATTTGCCGAGGAAAGTTTTCGGTGCGGCGACGATGACCTCTGGCTCACCCCCACCGCTGAAGTGCCCTTAACGAACCTTTACCGCGATGAAATTCTCGATGCGGAGCAGTTGCCGATCCACCATTGCGCCTATACTCCCTGTTTTCGCCGTGAAGCCGGCAGCTACGGCAAGGACACGCGAGGCCTGATTCGCCTCCACCAATTCAACAAAGTGGAAATGGTGAAGATCGTCCATCCTGACCATTCCGAAGCGGAACTAGAGGCGATGCTCGGCAACGCCACGGCAATTCTCGAAGCGTTGCAGTTGCCCTATCGGATTTTGGAGCTTTGCACGGGAGATCTCGGATTCACCGCGACGCGCTGCTACGACGTAGAAGTGTGGATGCCGGAGGCGGGGGCCTATCGGGAAATTTCCAGTTGCTCGAACTGCTCGGATTTCCAGGCACGGCGGGCCAGTATTCGGTTTAAAACGCCGGGCCAAAAGGGGACGAATTATGTTCACACCCTCAATGGTTCCGGCTTAGCGGTGGGGCGCACGATGGCGGCAATTTTGGAAAATTATCAGCAACCCGATGGCAGTGTGACGATTCCTGAAGCGTTGCGCCCCTATTTCGGACGGGAGGCGATCGCACCGGTATAA
- a CDS encoding TerB family tellurite resistance protein: MTSASQLHSTKDLLKILIGAAWIDGVIQPEERNHLHRMATENSLVDDPEIKALLTEVKPVQPQECYLWVKSYLGDRYTHDDYQTLLEAISALIYSDGEVQTQEARFLLQLQELDPDHAHHPSVIESILKTIQQLYRKAIAQDP, translated from the coding sequence ATGACCTCTGCTTCTCAACTCCACAGCACCAAAGATCTCCTCAAGATTTTGATCGGAGCAGCCTGGATTGATGGTGTCATTCAACCGGAAGAACGCAACCATCTACACCGTATGGCCACGGAAAATAGCCTGGTAGATGATCCCGAAATTAAGGCATTGCTGACGGAAGTGAAGCCGGTGCAGCCCCAGGAATGTTATCTCTGGGTGAAAAGCTATTTGGGCGATCGCTACACCCACGACGACTATCAAACTCTCCTCGAAGCGATCAGCGCCTTAATCTACAGCGACGGCGAAGTGCAAACCCAAGAAGCCCGCTTTTTGCTGCAACTGCAAGAACTCGACCCCGATCATGCTCATCATCCGTCGGTAATTGAATCCATCCTCAAAACGATTCAGCAGCTTTACCGCAAAGCGATCGCCCAAGATCCGTAA
- the rbfA gene encoding 30S ribosome-binding factor RbfA yields MATSRRVSRVSSLIKREVSQLLGHEIKDDRVGAGMVSVTDVAVSGDLQHAKIFVSIYGSDAVREQTMAGLESSTGFIRRELGQRIRLRRTPNVQFIEDRSIERGDRVLTLLTQLKPTASPEDDIPAAEDND; encoded by the coding sequence ATGGCTACCAGTCGCCGCGTATCTCGCGTTTCATCCCTGATTAAACGCGAAGTTAGCCAACTCTTAGGTCATGAAATCAAAGACGATCGCGTCGGCGCTGGCATGGTCAGCGTCACCGATGTGGCCGTGTCGGGGGATTTGCAACATGCCAAGATTTTCGTCAGTATCTACGGCTCCGATGCTGTGCGGGAACAAACCATGGCCGGGTTGGAATCCTCCACCGGCTTTATCCGGCGGGAATTGGGGCAACGGATTCGCCTGCGCCGCACGCCCAATGTCCAGTTCATTGAAGATCGTTCTATTGAGCGGGGCGATCGCGTCTTAACCCTCCTCACCCAACTTAAACCCACTGCCTCCCCCGAAGACGACATTCCCGCCGCCGAAGACAACGACTAG
- a CDS encoding DUF751 family protein: MQEFFENVLRYCRYFVTFTLGVFFALYQWVRPMFSSPLRLTALIGILIGLSGFIFFTLRAMLGLNPV, from the coding sequence ATGCAAGAATTTTTTGAGAATGTGCTCCGCTACTGTCGCTATTTTGTGACATTTACCCTAGGGGTCTTTTTTGCCCTCTACCAATGGGTTCGCCCCATGTTCAGCAGTCCGCTCCGGCTGACCGCCTTAATCGGAATTCTCATCGGCTTATCGGGCTTCATCTTCTTTACACTCCGCGCGATGTTGGGACTGAATCCCGTATAG